From a region of the Lactuca sativa cultivar Salinas chromosome 4, Lsat_Salinas_v11, whole genome shotgun sequence genome:
- the LOC111893819 gene encoding probable ubiquitin conjugation factor E4, translating to MATTTAKPQRSPEEIEDIILRKIFLVTLIDSMGNDSRVVYLEMTAAEILSEGGELRLSRDVMERVLVDRLSGNFTSAETPFQYLVGIYRRAYEEGKKIANMKDKTVRAQMELVVNQAKKLAVSYCRIHLGNPDMFADSQRDKSNVSPLLPLIFSEVSSSIDTFGGGSSGGASSPPGFLDELFRDSDYDSMETILKQLYEDLRGTVLKCSALGNFQQPLRALMYLISFPVGAKALVNHQWWIPKGFFINGRAIEMTSILGPFFHISALPDQSFYKSQPDVGEQCFMDSSTRRPADLLSSFATIKSVMNNLYDGLAEILRSLLKNTNTRENVLQYIAEVINKNASRAHIQVDPMSSASSGMFVNLSAVMLRLCEPFLDANSTKKDKIDPKYVFYGSRLDFKELTALHASSEEVTEWLNKNKPNIEENRLLQSQETTSSGQPSQSYSFICECFFMTARVLNLGLLKAFSDFKHLVQDIQRCEDSLATLKTMQEQTPSPRVAQEIARFEKEIETLTQEKLCYEAQILRDGGLLQQALSFYQLMVVWLVSRIGGFKMPLPQSCPMEFACMPEHFVEDVMELLIFASRIPRALDGVKLDDFMNFIIMFMASPEYIRNPYLRAKMVEVLNCWMPRRSGSSSATSTLFEGHQLSVQYLVKNLLKLYVDIEFTGSHTQFYDKFNIRHNIAELLEYLWQVPVHQNAWKQIAKEEEKGVYLNFLNFLINDSIFLLDESLNKILELKELEAEMANTTEWEQRSAQERQERTRLFHSQENIIKIDMKLAMEDVSMLAFTTEQITAPFLLPEMVERVGSMLNYFLLQLVGPQRKSLSLKDPEKYEFRPKQLLKQIVNIYVHLARGDHENIFPSAITKDGRSYNDQLFTEAANVLRRIGEDPRLIQAFDDLGKKARSAASEAMDAEAILGDIPDEFLDPIQYTLMKDPVILPSSRIIVDRPVIQRHLLSDPTDPFNRSHLTPDMLIPDTELKQKIEEFVRSQQRKQEDLSMQSSSKSSIQSPDATRPLID from the exons ATGGCGACGACCACCGCAAAACCGCAGCGATCGCCTGAGGAAATCGAGGACATAATCCTACGCAAAATCTTCCTTGTAACCCTAATAGATTCAATGGGGAACGATTCACGAGTTGTTTACTTGGAGATGACGGCAGCTGAGATTTTAAGCGAAGGCGGTGAACTGAGACTTTCTAGGGATGTGATGGAACGAGTTCTTGTTGATCGTCTATCAGGTAATTTCACTTCTGCGGAAACCCCTTTCCAGTACCTAGTTGGGATTTATCGTCGCGCATATGAAGAAGGGAAGAAAATCGCTAATATGAAAGATAAAACAGTTAGGGCTCAGATGGAGCTAGTTGTAAATCAAGCGAAGAAATTAGCAGTGTCCTATTGTAGAATTCACTTAGGTAACCCCGATATGTTCGCCGATTCCCAAAGAGATAAATCGAATGTTTCTCCATTGTTGCCCTTGATTTTCTCGGAAGTTTCTAGTTCCATTGATACTtttggtggtggtagtagtggtgGTGCCTCTTCTCCTCCTGGTTTTTTGGATGAGTTGTTTAGGGATTCAGATTACGATTCCATGGAAACGATCTTGAAGCAGTTGTATGAGGATTTGAGAGGGACTGTACTCAAGTGTTCTGCTCTTGGAAACTTTCAGCAGCCATTGAGGGCTTTGATGTACTTGATAAGTTTTCCAGTTGGTGCTAAAGCTTTGGTGAATCATCAATGGTGGATTCCCAAAGGTTTTTTCATAAATGGCCGTGCTATTGAGATGACAAGCATCTTGGGTCCTTTTTTTCATATCAGTGCTCTTCCTGATCAAAGTTTTTACAAGAGTCAGCCTGATGTTGG CGAGCAGTGTTTTATGGACTCATCAACAAGACGCCCTGCTGACCTTTTATCTTCATTTGCAACAATCAAATCTGTCATGAACAATTTATACGATGGATTGGCAGAAATTCTTAGGTCTCTTTTAAAGAACACAAACACACGAGAGAATGTGCTCCAATATATTGCAGAAGTAATCAATAAAAATGCATCAAGGGCTCATATccag GTTGATCCTATGTCTTCTGCAAGTTCAGGCATGTTTGTGAACCTTAGTGCTGTTATGCTTCGATTGTGTGAACCTTTCTTGGATGCAAACTCAACAAAGAAAGACAAAATTGACCCTAAATATGTCTTTTATGGTTCTCGTTTGGATTTCAA AGAATTAACTGCTCTTCATGCATCTTCGGAAGAAGTTACTGAATGGTTAAACAAAAACAAGCCAAACATTGAAGAAAACAGGTTGCTTCAATCTCAAGAAACAACAAGTTCTGGTCAACCAAGTCAAAGCTATTCATTTATTTGTGAATGTTTCTTTATGACTGCTCGGGTTCTAAATTTGGGTCTTCTGAAAGCTTTTTCAGACTTCAAGCATCTTGTCCAG GATATTCAAAGATGTGAAGATAGTTTAGCAACCTTGAAAACCATGCAAGAGCAAACACCTTCTCCTCGAGTGGCTCAAGAAATTGCTCGATTTGAGAAGGAAATCGAAACCTTAACACAGGAGAAATTATGTTATGAAGCTCAGATACTGAGG GATGGAGGACTACTTCAACAGGCATTATCTTTCTATCAGTTAATGGTGGTTTGGTTAGTGAGTCGAATTGGTGGTTTCAAAATGCCTTTACCTCAATCTTGCCCCATGGAATTTGCATGTATGCCTGAACACTTTGTGGAAGATGTTATGGAGTTGCTTATTTTTGCTTCTAGAATCCCACGTGCTTTAGATGGTGTCAAATTG GATGATTTTATGAACTTTATTATCATGTTTATGGCAAGTCCAGAGTACATTAGGAACCCTTATCTAAGAGCCAAAATGGTTGAAGTCTTGAATTGTTGGATGCCTCGTAGGAG tgGCTCATCTTCTGCTACCAGTACACTTTTTGAGGGGCACCAACTCTCTGTTCAGTATCTTGTGAAGAATCTTTTGAAACTCTATGTTGATATTGAGTTCACAGGATCCCACACTCAG TTTTATGACAAGTTTAACATCCGCCATAACATTGCTGAACTTCTAGAATACCTTTGGCAAGTCCCTGTCCACCAAAatgcttggaaacag ATTGCAAAAGAAGAGGAAAAGGGTGTTTACTTGAACTTTTTGAACTTTTTAATCAACGATAGcatctttcttcttgatgaaAGTCTGAACAAGATTCTTGAGCTTAAAGAGCTTGAAGCTGAAATGGCCAACACTACTGAATGGGAGCAAAGATCAGCACAAGAAAGACAGGAGAGAACTAGACTTTTCCACTCTCAAGAAAAT ATTATTAAGATTGACATGAAGTTAGCCATGGAAGACGTGAGCATGCTTGCCTTCACCACTGAGCAAATCACAGCCCCTTTCCTCTTACCCGAAATG GTTGAAAGAGTTGGCAGTATGTTGAATTATTTCCTGTTACAGCTTGTGGGCCCTCAAAGAAAATCATTGAGCTTAAAAGACCCTGAAAAATACGAGTTTCGCCCAAAACAATTGCTTAAACag ATTGTCAACATATATGTCCATCTGGCAAGGGGCGATCACGAGAATATTTTCCCATCCGCCATTACAAAAGATGGACGTTCCTACAACGACCag TTATTTACTGAAGCTGCAAATGTTCTTAGAAGAATAGGTGAAGATCCAAGACTGATACAGGCGTTTGATGATTTGGGGAAAAAAGCTAGATCTGCAGCATCCGAAGCCATGGATGCTGAAgctattttgggagatattccaGATGAATTTCTCGATCCAATCCAG TACACTCTGATGAAAGATCCAGTCATTTTACCATCTTCAAGAATCATAGTAGACAGACCCGTGATTCAGAGGCATCTTCTCAGTGACCCT ACGGATCCGTTCAATCGATCACATCTTACACCGGACATGTTGATTCCAGACACGGAGTTGAAACAAAAAATAGAAGAATTTGTGAGGTCACAACAAAGGAAGCAAGAAGATCTGAGCATGCAAAGCAGCTCTAAATCTTCTATTCAATCACCAGATGCTACAAGGCCTTTAATTGATTGA